One genomic segment of Erythrolamprus reginae isolate rEryReg1 chromosome 2, rEryReg1.hap1, whole genome shotgun sequence includes these proteins:
- the LOC139159699 gene encoding zinc finger protein 678-like: MEARESLLQAGSGLPEEPRSSEAECWRFRSCGSREAEGPRALCSRLYRLCRGWLRPERSSKAEMLDLVVLEQLLALLPPELSGWLRECGAESCAQAVALAEGFLLGPSASPEPGKGGQLQEPSMGEISAELQGTGGGSSPSKELLFTRIQLAPPCQSSAPFEEVTVDFTEEEWALLDSGQKALCREVMLEVSNNTATLGNGLQNENDQKLRLISVQTAKHEMEEIMFGYQRDPQMQMRSPSEDGEISSISSPAEIHGFLTQQDQKGKIKGKRGKRKQSEFDVEEYSRGQSTEKEYDIKQCGKYVSQFFPLALHTKLYGKHKAHAFVKFGKDFVLGRKIKLCVRCGKSFSSKSNLNRHQRIHTGDKPHICMECGKQFSQKGHLTHHRRIHTGEKPYMCTECGKSFAQKGQLSSHRRIHTGERLYKCIECGKRFIENRDLTCRERINAERGQYRCMECEKSFTDNFAQHERTHPVETPYKCVSCGKGFTQKGHLTRHERIHTGERPYKCRECGKSFAEEGRLSSHQRIHTGERPYKCIECEKSFTQKEHLTCHERVHTGEKPYKCTACGKGFSRNSYLNRHQRIHTGEKPYGCRECGKRFIENRELTSHKRIHTGNRPYKCLECGKGFFGNKDLIRHQMIHIGDKPFKCLECGKSFTEKGKLISHKSVHSGERPYKCLECGKSFAQKGKLNSHKRIHEGEGPYKCMEYEETFMDNKDLFCRQRIHIGESPYKYSEDENTFFTTAGPLFVMKTSTQEEIINAWNVE; this comes from the exons ATGGAGGCCCGGGAGTCTCTCCTTCAGGCGGGCAGCGGCTTGCCTGAGGAGCCCCGCAGCTCCGAGGCTGAGTGCTGGCGCTTCCGCAGCTGCGGCTCCCGGGAGGCCGAGGGGCCCCGGGCGCTTTGCAGCCGCCTGTACCGGCTGTGCCGAGGGTGGCTGCGGCCCGAGCGGAGCAGCAAAGCcgagatgctggacctggtggtgctggagcagctgctggccctgctGCCCCCGGAGCTGTCGGGCTGGCTGAGGGAGTGCGGGGCGGagagctgcgcccaggcggtggccctggccgaaggcttCCTCCTCGGCCCCTCAGCCTCCCCGGAGCCCGGAAAGGGTGGACAG ttacAGGAGCCATCCATGGGGGAGATCTCAGCAGAGCTCCAGGGAACAGGAGGTGGATCCAGTCCTTCTAAGGAGCTTCTTTTCACAAGGATCCAACTAGCACCACCTTGCCAG AGTTCTGCTCCCTTTGAGGAGGTGACTGTGGACTTCACAGAGGAGGAGTGGGCATTGCTGGATTCTGGCCAGAAGGCCTTGTGCAGGGAAGTCATGCTGGAGGTTTCTAACAATACGGCCACTCTGG GCAATGGGCTGCAGAATGAGAATGACCAGAAGCTGAGATTAATATCGGTGCAAACAGCAAAGCATGAAATGGAAGAAATTATGTTTGGCTATCAAAGGGACCCACAAATGCAAATGAGAAGCCCCTCAGAAGATGGAGAGATCTCCTCCATCTCTTCCCCTGCTGAAATCCATGGCTTCCTAACCCAGCAAGAtcagaaaggaaagataaaaggaaaacgtggcaaaagaaaacaaagtgaATTTGATGTAGAGGAATACAGCAGAGGTCAGAGCACAGAAAAAGAGTACGACATCAAACAGTGTGGAAAATATGTCAGTCAGTTCTTCCCTCTTGCTTTACATACAAAGCTGTACGGGAAGCACAAAGCACATGCCTTTGTCAAATTTGGGAAGGATTTCGTTTTGGGCAGAAAGATAAAGCTCTGCGTGaggtgtggaaagagcttcagtagCAAAAGTAATCTCAATCGCCACCAGAGGATCCACACCGGTGATAAACCACACATATGCATGGAGTGCGGGAAGCAGTTCAGCCAGAAAGGACATCTTACTCATCACAGaaggatccacacgggggagaagccgtatatgTGCAcagaatgtggaaagagctttgcgCAAAAAGGACAACTCAGTTCTCATAGAAGAATCCACACAGGCGAACGACTATATAAATGTATAGAATGTGGGAAAAGGTTTATCGAGAACAGAGACCTTACTTGTCGCGAAAGGATCAACGCAGAGCGGGGTCAATATAGGTGCATGGAATGTGAAAAAAGCTTCACTGACAACTTTGCCCAGCACGAAAGGACCCACCCTGTAGAGACTCCCTACAAGTGCGTGTCGTGTGGGAAAGGATTTACTCAGAAAGGACATCTGACTCGTCACGAACGAATCCATACAGGAGAGAGGCCATACAAATGCAgagaatgtggaaagagctttgctGAGGAAGGGCGACTTAGTtctcatcaaaggatccacacaggggaaagaCCATACAAATGCATAGAGTGTGAAAAGAGCTTCACTCAGAAAGAGCATCTGACTTGTCATGAGagggtccacacaggggagaagccttataaGTGCACAgcgtgtggaaagggcttcagcaGAAACTCTTATCTCAACCGTcatcagaggatccacacaggtgaAAAACCGTATGGTTGCAGGGAGTGTGGGAAACGATTCATTGAGAATAGAGAGCTAAcctcccataaaaggatccacacagggaacAGACCATATAAATGCCTAGAATGTGGAAAGGGCTTTTTCGGCAACAAAGATCTTATTCGTCATCAAATGATTCACATAGGGGACAAGCCATTTAAATGCCTGGAGTGCGGGAAAAGCTTTACTGAGAAAGGAAAGCTTATTTCTCATAAAAGTGTCCATTCAGGcgagagaccatataaatgcttggagtgtggaaagagctttgctcAGAAAGGAAAACTGAAttctcataaaaggatccacgaGGGGGAGGGGCCGTATAAATGTATGGAGTATGAAGAGACCTTTATGGACAATAAAGACCTTTTTTGCCGCCAAAGGATCCACATAGGAGAGAGTCCTTATAAATACAGTGAGGATGAAAATACCTTTTTCACGACTGCAGGACCTTTATTTGTCATGAAGACATCGACACAGGAGGaaattataaatgcatggaatgtggaataa